The window AACAAAATCGCCATATTTTTTTGTTAAATTAACAGCTTCTATTGCATACATATTGCCGCCCTCATTCTGGTTTATTTTTATTTTTAGTCGTTTGGCATTTTTAGATTTGCAAGCTTAGTTTTATCAAATTTCTCTCCGGCCTGTGCATTTGTAACCTTGATTTCTCCACTTGCTATCTTTTCAGAAATGGTCTTGAGCTTACCCTTTATTTCATCCCATTTAGCTTTTCCGTCAGCAGTAATCTTTGACTCGATAACACTTAAATCAGTGATTCCTGTAGCACCTGAAGCAAGATTGTAGCTCAGTACTTTTCCGTTAACCTTATCCATAGCACTATCCTTAAAGTTCTTTGCTATTTCAAATACAGGTACTTCTGTGTTCTTTAAAACACTTGTAAGTATATTTCCGGGTTGGTTTGAGTCCTTGTTTGCGTCTACTTCTACTGAAAGCTTTTTAACTTCTTTAGCTTTGGCGTCTACTCCATCACCTACTGCACCTGCAACTGCATATACTATGTTTGCACCATCTGAATAGTATGTGTTTGCTTTTGTTGCACCGGCTGCTGAATCACTGAAGCCTGCATTATAATCACTGTAGAAGGTATAATTTACATTAAGTTCTTTTGCTACATAGTTGATACCTTCTGCAAAACCGTATCCGAATACTGTGATACCGTTTGATTTTGAACCTCCAAGGAAGCCTACTTTTCTTCCTGCATCGCCGGAAGTAAATGAATAATCTGCACTATTAAACAGCTTAGAAGCATTTTCATTTACCAATGTAGCTAATGCACCAGCCATAAAGGATGCTTCATGTACATCAAAGAGAACTGAAACAACGTTTTTATGTTTTACACTTCCGTCATCGTTTACGTTTGGATTGTCATTAAATATTACAAATGTAGTGTCAGGATATTGTTCAGCAATTGGCTTGCTTCCTCCAACTCCTTTAATTAAAGCGTCAAAGTTATATTCAAGGCTGAAAATAAGCTTGAAACCTGCACCTGCCAGTTGTGTCAAGCTTCCCGGTATATCGGTAGTTTCAACAACCTTATAATTTATTCCCAAATCCTTCTTTGCTTTTTCAAGACCGGCAATTGCTGACTGGTTGTATCCTTTGTCGTTAGGGCCTGCTGCTGAAGTAATCAGTGCTATCCCGGGGCCTAAATCGGCAGTACCGGAACTTGCTGCATTAGTACTGCTGGCAGTGGAATCACCAGCTTTGGAATTTGAACAGCCTGTAAAAACCATTGTTACCAGCATAATCATTGCGAGCAGAAAAGACAGTTTTTTTGTAATTTTTTTCATGTTGACCTCTCCTCCGATAATATAGTGTTATAGTTTTGATATATAATAATTTTAGAAGCCTAAGTCGCGATCTTAGATCCTCTTTTTATAAAAGCCATGGCATAATTGATTTTTGAGTGCAGGAAACTAAGCCATAGCATATTATCTTACTTGGCATTTTTACTTACTTTTTACTAATTTGAAATTTAAGTATTATTCATGTATCTGGTTAATATAAAATTTAAACTTGTCCGACCTGTAGAAGCTTTTAAAAGATTCTATAGGTATTTCCCTCCCATTTACCATTCCATATGTTATAGCCTTAAATAAAAGTACAGGATCTCCCTCTTTTACCCGAAGCTCTCTGGCAACCTCATCAACCGCCAACACTGCCTCAATGGTTCTTGTTGCTTTTGTGATTTTTGTACCGTATTTCGTTTCAAGTACTTTATAAATGGAGTCAACTCCGAAATCATATGTGTCTATTAAGGGAAATAACTTGCATGGTAAGTACGCAGTTGTCAGGTTAACAGGTTCATTATTTGCATAGTATACACGCTTAACTTTATATACCTTGTCCCCCTGACTAAGTTGCAATTTCCTGAGCATAACTTTGTCAGCCTCAATAACCTCTGACTTTAGAAGTCTCTTGGAAGGAGTCATTCCCAATTTTAAAATATCTTGAGTACAACTGGTTATAGAAATCAAATCCTGATCCAGAGTATCTTTTTTAACAAAAGTTCCCTTACCTTGAATACGATAAAGGTATCCTTCGTTAACAAGATCATCTATTGCCTTTTTAACAGTTATCCTGCTCAACCCAAAAACACCCATCAATTCTCTTTCACTTGGAATAAGGCCATCGGCACCGATTTCCTCATTATTAATCATTTCTACTATTTTTTGTTTCACCAAATAGTATTTAGGTACCATTCCGCTCACGATTATCCCCCTTGAATGTCCTTGTTATCATAATATTATATTGTTATGTTGATATGTCCACTTACATATTATATTATTTATAGCCAAAAGTCAACATGATTCGACATAAATTTTATGTGCACTTTCACTATAAACCGTATTAATAATATTGTTAATTATAGTATTTGTTATTTGCTCTGCTTCTATTAATTTTTTAAAACAATTTCAGTATATGGAAAATAAAATAATATCTATTATATTATATTATTGCTTATATTCCACCAAATTTCTTCATAATTTCCCAGCATATTACTTGAAGAAATAGTTAATTTGTTGGTATAATTAACCTATTGCTTGGTGAAATTCGATATATTAAATCTATAATACTTCAATTCTAATTCAGACTAAAATATTTAACTAACTTGAGGGGAGGATAATTTATATTACGGGAGATTATTGAGCACCAATGCAAAATATATTCTAGGGGTTAAAAATATGAAGATTACAAAAAGCATTTCTTTAGCATTGTTGTCATTATCATTATTACTATGCACAACAATCCCGGCAGCAGCTTCAGTAGTTCCTGCAGACAAATATACTTATACTTTGTCCGGTCAAGTGGGAACTCAATCAGAAAAAATTGAGTTTGAAAACACCGACGGAGAACAAACGTATAACGTTATTCTTGTTCAAGCCGATACTGAAATTAAGTTTACACCTAAAGAGAATATGTCTGCAGCAGTAAGAGCATATGATCCCGACGGCTACTATTCAGGAACCGTAATGTGGACAATAAATGGCTCCGAAGAAGCTGTAACTGATCTAGAAGCAAATAAAACGGCTACTGCTACTCTTGTTAAGAATTTCTTTGGGCTTAATAATCCTTACTACATTTTCAGTTTTGGCAACGGTAAAGATACTACAACTATTGTTTATAAGATTTCTGACAGTGCACCAAAGCCCACTCCTACTCCTACACCTACACCAAAGCCTACTCCTGCACCTACACCAAAGCCTACTCCTACACCAGCACCAAAGCCTACTCCTACACCAGCACCAAAGCCTACTCCTGCAACTAAGCCCGCTGCAACTGCAGGCAATGTTACTTACAAGGTGCAACAGGGAGATACATTGGCAACCATCGCATTAAATAATTATGGAAGCTACAAATATCATACAAAAATATACAATGCAAACAAAGCTGTAATTCAAAAGAATAAAAACCGTTTAGATGTTGGTATGACACTTGTTTTACCAAAAGACGGATTACTTCCTGCACTCAAAGTAGGAAGCGGAGATAAGGTTTATACCGTTAAAGCAGGCGATACACTTGGTAAGATTTCAGCTAAGTTTTACGGTAACTCAAGCAAGTACAAGAAGATTTACGAAGCAAATAAGAATAGAATAAAGAATCCTAACATGATTTATGTAGGACAGAAAATCGTAATAACAAAATAAGTAATGCCTTTAAAAGCAACATAAAACAGACCCTATAAACTAAGATTTAGTTCTTTTAGTTTATAGGGTCTGTTCTGTTAAATTTATATAAAAATTAAATATAGTTCTTTACCTGTATAAGCTCTTGAATAATTGCATCAGCCAGGAAAAGATCCTGAACTCCCGATGTGAGATTTCTGTAACCAATACATGTTATTCCGGCCGAAGCCGCTGCCCGAACCCCGGATGCGGAGTCTTCTATAGCAATAGTACTATCCTTTTTTATTCCACTGATAGAAAGTACTTTTTGATAAATATCAGGACTTGGTTTCTGAAACTTTACTTCATCTCCTGTAACGGAGTAATCAAAATATCCACTTATATGGAAATATTCCAGTACACGACTAATGTAATACCGGTTGGAGGATGAAGCAATTGCGATCTTGTAATTATTCTTTTTGAGTTCACTTAACAACTGCTCAAGTCCATTTGTAGGCTGTATTTTTTGTTTCTTAACATAATCCAGAATTAGATTAAACTGGCGCAATTCCAGTTCTTCCTGATTTGCATTTAGATTGTTTTCTTTTATGATTTTAGTCCACAAGTCCTTATTTGGCTTACCTACGTATTCTTTGAGATTAAATGTCTCATTTAGTCCATAGCTTTGTAAAATCTCCAATTTTGCACGGTAATGCAGAGGTTCACTGTCAAATATAACTCCATCTACATCAAATATGACTAAATCTTTTTTACGTTCCACCGTATTCATTTTACCACCTCAGACCTTTATTTTTACTTTTTAACTTTACATAATTAGATTTCATGAATACAGTTCAGTGCTTCGGCTTGGCTAAGGTATTGTAAAACCTCTGTGTGGGGACGGTTTTCCTTTGATTTTACCGAAAGTAGAACAGACATTGCCTTTTTCTCCTCACCTTTATTCTTAACAATCTGAACATCCATGACATCAATAGAGTTTTTCTTTGCCAGACTGAGAAACGAACCCAATCCCAGTGAGTTTTCAAATTCCAGATACAGATGCAGCAGATTTGATTTCTTCCGCATTAAATTATCCATCTTATGCAAAATAGTCATAACGAAAAATATAGTAGTACCACCCAAAATTGCACCTTCGTAAAAACCGATACCTATGGACAAGCCGATACAGGCTGAAGCCCACAATCCGGCAGCCGTAGTCAAGCCTCTGACCTGATTTCTTCCGGTGATTATTATTGTTCCGGCACCCAGAAATCCGATTCCGCTGACAACCTGAGCCCCAAGTCTGCCGATATCTCCTGTATGATATGTTTGGTAAATGTATTGATTTGTCATCATGACAATTGTTGAACCCAGACATACAAGTATGTATGTGCGAAAACCTGCAGGGTGGCGTTTACGTCCCCTTTCAAATCCTAGAATTCCGCTGATTACTACAGAAAGAAAAATACGTACGCAAATGGAAAGTACATTTATATCTTTTAATATAGCTAATTGGCTAATCAATCCGTAAATCACCTTCTTATCTATTGCCTTTTAGCATCTGACTGTGCCATCCTTTCTCTTTCAATATTTTAAGTGCAGGAAGCGGGTTGTTACAGGTCATGAGCCTTGCACCGCAGCGTATGGATTCATAAACCAGCTCATCAGTGTCAGGGCAATAGGACCACGGTAGTATTCCAAGGTTTTCAAACTCCTTCACACGCTCGGGAGTTATTATTTTCATATCAATACCTACTGCAAATAATTTTGAATAAGTCCCGGTTTCCCCATCAACAAAGTTCTCCATTTTTTCCTTTGGAAAGCCCTGAACCCTTACTCCATAGGAGTCGTACATATAGGCTGCAATAAAAGCATCAAAGCAAGTAAAGACACATCGATGCATTAAGCCGTATTCCTTTAATACTTCCATAGCTAAATCCACTGTTTCATAAGTCTTTTCCTTAATTTCTGCATTCAAAAGAATATTCTCATATGGTTGAACCAGCTCACAGAATTCACGCAGTGTTGGTACTTTCAACCCTTCAAATGCTTTGCCAAATTTCCCGCCTGCGTCCAATTCCTTAATTTGTTTCAGCGTCATATCATGGATATATCCCTTTCCATTCGTGGTACGGTCCACAGTTCTGTCATGCATTATGACAACAACTTTGTCTTTAGTCAAATTCATATCAAATTCAATCATATCAACATTCATTTCCAGCGCTTTTTGTATACTAAGTAGAGTATTTTCAGGATAAAATGCGCCAACCCCTCTGTGTCCTGCAACTAATATGCGCTCTTTATCCAACAACCTGTCTATGATTTTCCCCATATCCAAAAATACTTCCTTTCAAAAATTACATTTAATAAGATGTAGTTTTCTTAATATTTTTCAAACGCTTTATTACACTGTCATTATCTTTTCCGAAATAATCATGAAGTTTTGAATACTCCTGATACAGCAATTCATATGTTTTGCTGTTTTCAGCGTGAGGAAGGTATGTATTTTTTACTCCTCCGCCCATAGCATTTCCTGCTTGTTCAATTGTGTCGTATCCTCCATGTGCACCTCCTGCCGCAACAGCTCCAAACATTGCAGCACCCATAGCAGTTGTCTGCTTTGATGCTGTTACATGAACAGGCATTTGTATGATATCTGCAAAGGTTTGCATCACAAAGGGACTTTTTTCAGCTATACCTCCCGTTGCATACAACTTTTCTATTGTAACCCCGTGTTTTTTAAAGGTGTCAATAATCATACGTTTTCCATATCCCACAGCTTCCACTAATGCCTTATACATTTCGGGAGCAGTGGTAGTAGTGGTCATTCCAAACATTACACCTGTCAAATCCACGTCCACCAGAACAGAACGGTTTCCGTTCCACCAGTCCAATGCAAGCAAACCACTGCTTCCCGGCTTAATTTCTGAGGCAAGCCTGTCCAGATATGCTGTAACATGCATTCCTTTTTCTTTTGCCTGTGCTGAAAATTCTTCCGGCACACAATTTTTTGTAAACCATGCAAAATGGTCTCCCATACATGATTGTCCGGCTTCGTAACCGAAATATCCCGGAAGAATTCCGTCTTCACAAATTCCGCACATTCCCGGCACCTTTATATTCTGTCTGCTTGCCATCATATCGCAGCCCGATGTTCCTATAACCATCAGCATTATATCAGGACCTGTAATACCGGCACCGGGAACAGCGGCATGTGCATCTCCGCAGCCTACTGCCACAGGAGTTCCCACTGGAAGCCCTGTCCATTGAGAACTGCTTTCGGTAATATAGCCAGCTTTACTTCCAACAGGGTATATAATTCTTGACATTTTTGTATCAATTACATGTTCAAGTCTTGGGTCAAGTGTTTTAAAGAAATCCTTGGAGGGATACCCCGTTTTCTTTTGCCAGATTGCTTTATAACCAGCTGTACAGCTATTCCTTTTTTCTTCACCAGTAAGCATCAACGTTATCCAGTCTGATAGCTCCATAAACCTGTCGGCAGCTTCATATATTTCGGGAGCTTCATTGAGTATCTGCCATATCTTAGGGAACATCCATTCAGAAGATATTTTCCCTCCGTAAAATTCAAGGAATTCTTCGCCTCGCTGTGCTGCAATCTCATTGAGTCTATTGGCTTCATCCTGTGCTGCATGGTGCTTCCACAGTTTTACATATGCATGAGGATTATCCTTAAATTTGTCCAGCATACACAAGGGAGTACCATCCTTCAAAGTAGGAAGCATTGTACATTCCGTAAAGTCCGTACCTACACCGATAACTTGTGAAGGGTCGATGCCTGACGCCTTGAACACATTTAACAATGTTGTGCTTGCGCATTCTATATAATCAGGAGGATATTGCAGAGCCCAATCTGCTTCCAGCTTTGTAGTTCCGTTTGGAAGTTTTCTTTCCATAACTCCATGTGGATAATCCATGGAAGATGCTGCTTTAATTGTCCCGTCCGATACATCAACTAAAATTGACCTGGCACTTAGTGTTCCAAAGTCAATACCAACAACATACTTTGACATCTGTTTACTATTTCTCCCTTCCATTTTGTTTAGAAAGTGATACAAACCTTGAAATCACCATATTTTCCTGTTGCATACTCAAATGCCTTTTCCCATTCCTCAATTGGGAAGCAGTTTGTTATAAGTCCTTCTGTTTTTAATTTTCCATTATTAATGTTTTCAATTACAAAAGGGTAACAATAAGGGCTGAGATGTGAGCCCAGAAGATCAAGTTCCTTGCTGTCTCCGATAATTGACCAGTCAACTGTTGTCTCCTGACCAAATACACTGAACTCTACAAAGCGACCCAGCTTACGTATCATTGAAAGTCCCTGCTTAACGCTGGACGGATGCCCTGTAGCTTCTATATAAATATCACATCCATAGCCTTCGGTAAGCTTTAAAACCTCAGCTACTACATCCTGATTTTGAGGATTGAAGACCAAATCAGCACCGAATTCTTTAGCTTTGTCTAATCTGGATTGAACCATGTCCAATACAATCAATAATTTAGGATTTTTCATTCTTGCATAGGTAATCATCCCAAGTCCCAAAGTTCCTGCCCCTGAGATAACCACAACATCGTCGCAGCCAATTTGCCCACGGTCAACACAGTGCTTTGAGCATGCATACGGTTCAATTAGCATTGCTTTATCAAGAGGCATTTCTTGTGGAACTTTATGGACAACTGAGGTCTTTGGATAGCGTACATATTCTGCCATACCACCATTATTATCACTCTGGAACCCAAAAATATTGTGAGGCTGGCACATCCAATAATGTCCATCCTTGCAGAATCTGCACTCTCCGCATGGAACAATCTGATCTGCAGTAACTCTATCACCAATTTCAAAACCTTTAACGTTTTCTCCTATTGCAACGATTTTTCCTAGGAATTCATGCCCGGGAATAAACGGCGGTTTTACCCATGAAGGCTGGCTTTCATCGCCCCAAAATTTAGGAGCACCATGCTGGCATTTTAAGTCCCCTGCACAAACGCCGCATCCTTCTGTTTTAATAATTATATCATCTGGGCCGCATTCCGGCGTAGGGTATGCGGTTTCAAATCGGTAATCACCAAGCCCGTAGGCTACTAGAGCTTTCATAGTCTTTGGATAGTTTGACATAAACATCTTCCTTTCTTAATGTATAATATTTATTTTAAAGGTGAATTCTTATAAGCTATTGTAAAGAGATATGCTGTACTGACCAATATCGTATGCGTATTTGGCTGCAATATCTTTCATACTTTCAGGCATATTTTTTGTAAAGCCGTATACTTCATATGTGAAATCGCCTGTATAATTTGTATCTTTTAATGCTCTAAGAGCTTTTTCCCAACCTACCGTACCCATAAAAGGCAGGAAGTGCAAGTCGCTGATGCCCGTATTATCGTTTACATGAAGTGCAACTATACGGCTGCCAAGTGTTTTGATAGAATTGGACTCATCATAATACAGACGGTTTCCATGTCCAAAATCCCAGCAAACACCTATACGGGAATCCTTGTAGGAATCTACTAACATGCAAAGTTCTTCGGCTCTTGCAGAAAACTTCCTTCTCTGGGGGTATTCGATCATATTTTCATAAGCTATGCTTACTCTATTTTTCAATGCAAGCTCAATAATTGAATCATAAAACTCATGATTGAACCGGACACTTGCTTCATCGTCAAATTCTTTTTCAATACACTGTGTAAATGGATGAACTACCAACCACTTTACCCCAAGCATACTGCTGATTAACACGCTTCTGCGTGCGAATTTATAATAATCTTCTTTCTCCAAATCACTATTCCATTCCGGCATGTATCCCGGATTATAAGGCAAATGGGCTTGTGAAAAATCGATTCCCAGTCTATGACTTTCTTCAATAATTTCATCCACATATCTTTGCCAGTCATCTTCGCTTAATTCAGTTCTTGTGAAAAAGAATTCCGTAAAGCTGAAGTCAAGCGTTGTAAAACCTGCCTCCCTGCATCGGCGTATTGATTCCAAATACGGTGTATGCAGTCCGCCATCCCTGCGTTTTGAAAAAAGATTAGTAGAAGTTGCCAGACGCATAATTTTACTCCCCTTCTATTTGATATCAGCACAATGAAAGCAGATAATTTCCTACATCAACACTAAAGCGTGCACTTGGAATTTTTAAGCCTTCCGGCATATAATTGTTTATTCTTATTTCATATACCAAATCGCCTTCATACCCGATTTTAGTTAGTGCCCTCATGACTTTTTCCCATGGAATTGTTCCAAGGAAAGGAAGAAGATGCAAGTCATCCTGACCGAAATTATCATTTACGTGAAGGGCCTTTATACGACTGCCAAGCTTTTCTAGAGCAGGAATCTGATTTGAATAAACACGGTGTCCATGTCCTGTATCCCAGCAAACACCAACCGGCGCACCTTTGTAGGAGTCAACCAGCGCTATCAGTTCTTCGGCTGTTGCTCCAAAGCGACGTCTGTTATCCCTGTCACACATGTTTTCAAATGCAATTCCTACGTTTTCTTTAGTGGCTTGTTCTATAACCTTATCAAAATTCTCATGGTTTGCTGCAAGGTCTGCCTGCAAATTGTATTCGGCTTTATCCGTTTCTGTTACCGGGTGCATTACAGCCCATTTAACTCCCAGAATACTGCTGACGTGTATTGCACGATAGGTAAGTTCGTCAAAGCGTTCTTTTTCTTCAATGGTTTTGAAATATGCACCTTTAAAAGGACGATACGGGGGATGTGACTGTGAAAATGTAATACCAAGCTTTTCTGCCTCATTACGGATATTTTCAGCATTTTTTATCCAGTCATCGCCGTTTAGTTCTGTCTGACGGTTCAACATAGCACACATGTTTAAATCAAGAACTGTAAAGCCTGCCTCCTTGCAGCGATGCATAGATTCAATATATCCTGTGAATTCCTTTGTTTCCCTGCATTCTCTGAATAGTGAAGTCATTGTAGCAACACGCATTTTTTATATCTCCCTTCTCATACAATTTCTTAAATAAATATTTTTCTCTGCCCAAAGGCAGAGAAAAATATTTTAGTGGATTATTTTCCGTTTGCATCTAAATAGTCTTTTAATGTCATATTTACTTTTTTATCAATATTTGAAATAGTAGTTGCTCTATCCTGAGAACCTTCACTCAGCTTTATAATTTCATTCTGTACGGTAGTATCAATATCTGTAAACGCAGGAACCCATGGCTCTAAGTAGTTGGGATATTCCTTGGAGTTGTCTGCAATTTTAAGAATAATATTATACAGAGGATTTTTTTCTAGGAATGTCTTTACTTCCGGTAAATCATAAGCTTTTGAATTCATGGCATAGTAACCGGTGTTCATAAACCAGTCTCCTGATACTTTTGGGGTTGCAAGATATTTCATGAAGTCCCATGCACCAAGACGCTTATTGTCATTTCCGGCATCAAAAACATACAATGCAGAACCGCCTATACCTGTACCCTTTGTACTATTAGCATCAACACGAGGGAGTTCAGCCACACCTACGTCAAAGGTTCCGGTATTCTGAATCTTTGAAACAATTGAAGCCATTGAAGAAGTACTTGCAGTCATCATTGCATACAAACCTGATTGGAAACCTTCATTGGGACTGGCTATACCAAAATCAACACCACCTGTAGCCAGCACCTTTTCCCATTCTTTCAGGAAGTGGTCAAGGGTTCCGTCTTTTGTCATTGCAATAGCGGTAGGAGTACCTTTACGGCCGTCGGCGTTATCAAACATATACTTTTCACTGCCTTGCATTGGAATCCATGATCCCAGCAGGAAGAAACGAGTCTTTGTACCAAGACCAAAAGTTTTAATCTTATCTCCGTTCTTAACAGTCAAAGCTTTAACATATGTAGCCATTTCTTCCAAAGTTGTAGGTGCTTTATTTGGGTCTAGTCCTGCAGCCTTAAACATATCCTTGTTGTAGTACAACATAACTGATGAGTTTGAGAACGGCAAACCAAGAACCTTGCCGTTGTACATTGCATAGTGCAGTGCATTTGCATTAAGCTCACTTAGATTAATTCCGTTGGCATCCATATCAATAAAATTCTGAACAGGATAGATATACTTGCTTTCCTTTACGTCAAATATACCCTTTGAGCTCATCTGCATAATGTCAGGAAGTTCGTTTGCAGCATTAGCCTGTAATATAGCAGATAGCTTTGTAGAAGCTTCATCGTATTCTCCCTGATATATAAGGTCTACTGTGATTCCCTTTTTAGTACCTTCTGATGAGTTGTACTCATTAACCATCTTCTTTAGCTGCTCAGCGGTGTTACCTTTCATTGAGTGCCAGAAAGTAACCTTGACGGGAGCTGAAGGCAGTATATTTCCTGATGCCGACTTAGTTGCAGTAGGCTCTGTTTTTGTGCTGTCCGTAGGCTCCGAAGACCCACAACCCACAAATATGGAAGCAGACATAACTACGCTTACAAACAATGCTAAAAATCTTTTAAGTTTCATTTTCCTTTCCTCCTTTAAATTATTTATTAATATTTTCTCATTTAAAGCTATATATAAGAAATGTGTTACAATTTAACCCTTTACCGAACCGCTGGCTATACCGCGAACAATGTTTCGCTGACCGAATGCGAAAATAATTATAGTAGGAAGCAATATGATTGCTATTGCTGCAAAAATCGGGGCTTTAACGCCGGAATCATCTGCTGACAGCATCGTTATACCAACCTGCACAGTTCTCATTTCAGGTCTGTTGGTAACAAGCAGAGGCCACAGGTATGTGTTCCATACATGAACAAAAGAGTTTAACGAAAGTGCGGTAATAGTTGCTTTTGAAACCGGAACACAAATCTGAAAAAAGAATTGCAGATCCCCGCAGCCGTCAAGAAATGCCGCTTCACGAAGGGAGCCGGAAATTGTCTTGAAGCTTTGCCTGAACATAAACACCTGAATCGCTGATACAAAATAGACTGCCATGATACCTACATATGAATTAAGCAATCCCAGTTTACTTATAGTAATGTAGTTAGGGATTAAAACTGCTTCCGTTGGTATCATCATTGTACCTATTATTATGAAAAACAGAACATTTTTACCTTTGAAATTGAAAAATGCAAAGGAATACGCCGCAAACATGGAAAGCAACAATCTTACCAGTGTAACCACCACTGCTATTAGTAGTGAGTTCAGCATAAACCGGGGTACCAGTGAGTCAAACAGAACATGCTGAAAGTTATCAAAATAAGTAAAATCTTTCGGAAATATTGTCGGCGGATAACTGTCAAATGTAGCATCATCTTTAAAGC of the Ruminiclostridium papyrosolvens DSM 2782 genome contains:
- a CDS encoding BMP family lipoprotein, whose amino-acid sequence is MKKITKKLSFLLAMIMLVTMVFTGCSNSKAGDSTASSTNAASSGTADLGPGIALITSAAGPNDKGYNQSAIAGLEKAKKDLGINYKVVETTDIPGSLTQLAGAGFKLIFSLEYNFDALIKGVGGSKPIAEQYPDTTFVIFNDNPNVNDDGSVKHKNVVSVLFDVHEASFMAGALATLVNENASKLFNSADYSFTSGDAGRKVGFLGGSKSNGITVFGYGFAEGINYVAKELNVNYTFYSDYNAGFSDSAAGATKANTYYSDGANIVYAVAGAVGDGVDAKAKEVKKLSVEVDANKDSNQPGNILTSVLKNTEVPVFEIAKNFKDSAMDKVNGKVLSYNLASGATGITDLSVIESKITADGKAKWDEIKGKLKTISEKIASGEIKVTNAQAGEKFDKTKLANLKMPND
- a CDS encoding HAD family hydrolase; its protein translation is MNTVERKKDLVIFDVDGVIFDSEPLHYRAKLEILQSYGLNETFNLKEYVGKPNKDLWTKIIKENNLNANQEELELRQFNLILDYVKKQKIQPTNGLEQLLSELKKNNYKIAIASSSNRYYISRVLEYFHISGYFDYSVTGDEVKFQKPSPDIYQKVLSISGIKKDSTIAIEDSASGVRAAASAGITCIGYRNLTSGVQDLFLADAIIQELIQVKNYI
- a CDS encoding MgtC/SapB family protein; the protein is MISQLAILKDINVLSICVRIFLSVVISGILGFERGRKRHPAGFRTYILVCLGSTIVMMTNQYIYQTYHTGDIGRLGAQVVSGIGFLGAGTIIITGRNQVRGLTTAAGLWASACIGLSIGIGFYEGAILGGTTIFFVMTILHKMDNLMRKKSNLLHLYLEFENSLGLGSFLSLAKKNSIDVMDVQIVKNKGEEKKAMSVLLSVKSKENRPHTEVLQYLSQAEALNCIHEI
- a CDS encoding erythritol/L-threitol dehydrogenase, with protein sequence MSNYPKTMKALVAYGLGDYRFETAYPTPECGPDDIIIKTEGCGVCAGDLKCQHGAPKFWGDESQPSWVKPPFIPGHEFLGKIVAIGENVKGFEIGDRVTADQIVPCGECRFCKDGHYWMCQPHNIFGFQSDNNGGMAEYVRYPKTSVVHKVPQEMPLDKAMLIEPYACSKHCVDRGQIGCDDVVVISGAGTLGLGMITYARMKNPKLLIVLDMVQSRLDKAKEFGADLVFNPQNQDVVAEVLKLTEGYGCDIYIEATGHPSSVKQGLSMIRKLGRFVEFSVFGQETTVDWSIIGDSKELDLLGSHLSPYCYPFVIENINNGKLKTEGLITNCFPIEEWEKAFEYATGKYGDFKVCITF
- a CDS encoding ribulokinase, with protein sequence MSKYVVGIDFGTLSARSILVDVSDGTIKAASSMDYPHGVMERKLPNGTTKLEADWALQYPPDYIECASTTLLNVFKASGIDPSQVIGVGTDFTECTMLPTLKDGTPLCMLDKFKDNPHAYVKLWKHHAAQDEANRLNEIAAQRGEEFLEFYGGKISSEWMFPKIWQILNEAPEIYEAADRFMELSDWITLMLTGEEKRNSCTAGYKAIWQKKTGYPSKDFFKTLDPRLEHVIDTKMSRIIYPVGSKAGYITESSSQWTGLPVGTPVAVGCGDAHAAVPGAGITGPDIMLMVIGTSGCDMMASRQNIKVPGMCGICEDGILPGYFGYEAGQSCMGDHFAWFTKNCVPEEFSAQAKEKGMHVTAYLDRLASEIKPGSSGLLALDWWNGNRSVLVDVDLTGVMFGMTTTTTAPEMYKALVEAVGYGKRMIIDTFKKHGVTIEKLYATGGIAEKSPFVMQTFADIIQMPVHVTASKQTTAMGAAMFGAVAAGGAHGGYDTIEQAGNAMGGGVKNTYLPHAENSKTYELLYQEYSKLHDYFGKDNDSVIKRLKNIKKTTSY
- a CDS encoding LysM peptidoglycan-binding domain-containing protein, whose protein sequence is MKITKSISLALLSLSLLLCTTIPAAASVVPADKYTYTLSGQVGTQSEKIEFENTDGEQTYNVILVQADTEIKFTPKENMSAAVRAYDPDGYYSGTVMWTINGSEEAVTDLEANKTATATLVKNFFGLNNPYYIFSFGNGKDTTTIVYKISDSAPKPTPTPTPTPKPTPAPTPKPTPTPAPKPTPTPAPKPTPATKPAATAGNVTYKVQQGDTLATIALNNYGSYKYHTKIYNANKAVIQKNKNRLDVGMTLVLPKDGLLPALKVGSGDKVYTVKAGDTLGKISAKFYGNSSKYKKIYEANKNRIKNPNMIYVGQKIVITK
- a CDS encoding glycerophosphodiester phosphodiesterase family protein yields the protein MGKIIDRLLDKERILVAGHRGVGAFYPENTLLSIQKALEMNVDMIEFDMNLTKDKVVVIMHDRTVDRTTNGKGYIHDMTLKQIKELDAGGKFGKAFEGLKVPTLREFCELVQPYENILLNAEIKEKTYETVDLAMEVLKEYGLMHRCVFTCFDAFIAAYMYDSYGVRVQGFPKEKMENFVDGETGTYSKLFAVGIDMKIITPERVKEFENLGILPWSYCPDTDELVYESIRCGARLMTCNNPLPALKILKEKGWHSQMLKGNR
- a CDS encoding GntR family transcriptional regulator, with product MSGMVPKYYLVKQKIVEMINNEEIGADGLIPSERELMGVFGLSRITVKKAIDDLVNEGYLYRIQGKGTFVKKDTLDQDLISITSCTQDILKLGMTPSKRLLKSEVIEADKVMLRKLQLSQGDKVYKVKRVYYANNEPVNLTTAYLPCKLFPLIDTYDFGVDSIYKVLETKYGTKITKATRTIEAVLAVDEVARELRVKEGDPVLLFKAITYGMVNGREIPIESFKSFYRSDKFKFYINQIHE